The Leptospira sp. WS39.C2 genome contains a region encoding:
- a CDS encoding class I SAM-dependent methyltransferase — protein MSENLYTQKISIQDEMPRLSAQANLLKLLLEPYLDSIEYEKEVGTALDAGAGPGVLTSFLMKKNPNLKWLACDISEDMVQYCKLVYPKVDWKVSDVRALDYPDNHFDFIFNSMVLIHIKEPEKALKEFYRVLKPGGKVLIHCPNDKSFTGPQVLLDMVAKHATIHPADRFVMEKVPKLMESLGFQLKHRTDFIASNDGNDDKPVVDYPKIHLGMMTGWSMMSFMGHPEGMQDLYSKLQSEYMSNRVKFTIKLETHLYQK, from the coding sequence TTGAGCGAAAACCTTTATACACAAAAAATATCCATTCAGGATGAGATGCCCAGGTTATCGGCGCAGGCCAATCTCCTGAAACTCCTTCTCGAACCATATTTAGATTCCATCGAATACGAAAAAGAAGTAGGCACGGCTCTCGATGCGGGTGCGGGTCCAGGTGTTCTCACGAGTTTCCTCATGAAAAAAAATCCCAACCTCAAATGGTTGGCCTGTGACATCTCCGAGGATATGGTGCAATATTGTAAATTGGTCTATCCAAAAGTAGACTGGAAGGTCTCCGATGTCAGGGCATTGGATTACCCAGACAACCATTTTGATTTTATTTTTAATTCCATGGTTCTCATCCACATCAAAGAACCAGAAAAAGCTTTAAAAGAATTCTACCGTGTGTTAAAACCAGGGGGAAAGGTTCTCATCCATTGTCCGAATGACAAATCTTTCACAGGACCACAAGTGTTACTGGATATGGTTGCCAAACACGCAACCATCCACCCAGCTGATCGGTTTGTGATGGAAAAAGTACCAAAGTTAATGGAGTCTTTAGGATTCCAATTGAAACATAGAACTGACTTCATCGCATCCAATGATGGCAATGATGATAAACCAGTAGTGGATTATCCAAAAATTCATTTGGGGATGATGACTGGTTGGTCTATGATGTCTTTTATGGGACATCCTGAAGGCATGCAGGATTTGTATTCCAAGTTACAGTCTGAATATATGTCCAATCGTGTGAAATTCACGATCAAATTAGAAACGCATTTGTACCAAAAATAA
- a CDS encoding DUF6272 family protein, giving the protein MRKYGNLTHTSFSEKEPESIIEIHLKPLDLMRYWRRIGILSDFIGYFYGFSFLPNVPSDSMDMKNSEIVNSISTVFNELLENAAKYSYDKKADIEIGLTHRGKSFEMLVRNKTNESNVSAYEASLKEIFSADDLEKLYFQKIESNDPESNRSGIGLIMVLKDYPVEMEVILETEGDSTVITSRIVYFTDVSLRS; this is encoded by the coding sequence ATGCGAAAATATGGCAACCTCACACATACTTCTTTTTCTGAAAAAGAACCAGAGTCCATTATTGAAATCCATTTAAAACCTTTGGATTTGATGCGATATTGGCGACGGATTGGGATCCTCTCCGATTTTATTGGTTATTTTTATGGCTTCTCGTTTTTGCCAAATGTACCATCTGATTCCATGGATATGAAAAATTCAGAGATTGTGAATTCAATCTCAACTGTATTTAACGAACTATTGGAAAATGCAGCCAAGTATTCTTATGATAAAAAAGCTGATATCGAGATTGGACTCACACACCGAGGAAAATCCTTTGAGATGCTTGTCCGAAACAAAACAAATGAGTCGAATGTGTCTGCTTATGAGGCGAGCTTAAAAGAAATTTTTTCGGCTGATGATTTAGAGAAATTGTACTTCCAAAAAATTGAATCGAACGATCCAGAATCAAATCGCTCGGGTATTGGTCTTATTATGGTTTTAAAAGATTATCCAGTGGAGATGGAAGTCATTTTAGAAACGGAAGGTGATAGTACAGTCATCACAAGTCGTATCGTTTATTTTACAGACGTGTCCCTTCGATCATAA
- a CDS encoding TetR/AcrR family transcriptional regulator: protein MKKNPSPKKSKTSSKPTSKTPVPQKSDGMAYHHGNLREEVLEHSRKVLETTGVSSLSLRDIASDLGVSHTAPYRHFPKKMDLLQALVAEGFRELTIAMNRAWESSDDPLEKIRKAGEEYIYLLLNNPRRTELMFGGEMYVSGDPISEELRSCGNEAYMGMFRIVEYGQNQLVLKKSVPTATLMMSFWSGVHGFAVLNERKWKTIQSLESEKQSFQKEVLQILEIMIEGTRL from the coding sequence ATGAAAAAAAATCCATCTCCTAAAAAATCAAAAACCTCATCGAAACCTACCTCCAAAACCCCTGTACCTCAAAAATCCGATGGGATGGCATACCACCACGGAAATTTACGAGAAGAAGTTTTAGAACATTCCAGGAAGGTTCTTGAAACAACTGGGGTTTCGTCCCTTAGTTTGCGAGACATTGCCTCCGACTTGGGAGTGAGCCACACAGCTCCTTACCGTCATTTTCCAAAAAAAATGGACTTACTCCAGGCCCTCGTGGCTGAAGGTTTCCGTGAATTGACTATTGCCATGAATCGTGCTTGGGAAAGTTCCGATGATCCTTTGGAAAAAATCCGAAAGGCAGGCGAAGAATATATCTATTTACTTCTAAACAATCCAAGAAGGACAGAACTTATGTTTGGTGGTGAAATGTATGTATCGGGAGATCCAATTTCGGAAGAACTCAGATCTTGTGGGAATGAAGCTTATATGGGGATGTTTCGCATTGTAGAATATGGACAAAACCAATTGGTGTTAAAAAAATCAGTTCCAACGGCCACTCTTATGATGAGTTTTTGGAGCGGTGTGCATGGATTTGCCGTACTGAATGAACGGAAATGGAAAACAATCCAATCCTTAGAATCAGAAAAACAATCCTTCCAAAAAGAGGTCTTACAAATTTTAGAAATTATGATCGAAGGGACACGTCTGTAA
- a CDS encoding ABA4-like family protein, translated as MNFSLMFTIANAIAVLSWVVLIVSPNQKKVIPYLRILISGFFLGGLYILSLSLGLGKVEGNFSSLESVRSLFSNDAFLLAGWVHYLSFDLFLGTWEAEDGKANGIHRLYLVPIHFLTFYYGPAGFVLYLIFRGVKTKRFGF; from the coding sequence ATGAATTTTTCACTAATGTTTACAATTGCTAATGCAATTGCCGTTCTTTCTTGGGTTGTATTAATCGTGTCACCAAACCAAAAAAAAGTGATACCTTATTTACGAATTTTGATTTCAGGATTTTTTCTTGGAGGATTGTACATTCTATCCCTTTCATTAGGATTAGGAAAAGTGGAAGGGAACTTTTCAAGTTTGGAATCGGTAAGGTCCTTATTTTCTAATGACGCATTTCTGTTAGCTGGATGGGTACATTACCTATCGTTTGATTTGTTTTTGGGAACTTGGGAGGCAGAGGATGGTAAGGCAAACGGGATCCATAGATTGTATCTTGTTCCCATCCATTTTTTGACTTTTTACTATGGTCCCGCGGGTTTTGTGTTGTATTTAATTTTTAGAGGTGTGAAAACAAAACGTTTTGGATTTTAA
- a CDS encoding GNAT family N-acetyltransferase: MSHIKVHLATTEEDRNKIYHLRYDIYVQEMNRVQEYADHTTKMIKEPFDETGHLFLAETEEGEIIGTVRINFRKDGILECEDLYEMDLFRPFYPDKVSMSTKLMVKREYRHTAAASMLCMKIYEHARENGIVIDFIDTNPHLVRLYNQVGYRMYKKNIHHPEYGIVIPMVFLLDDNEYLKQIHSPFLRLAKRFPAGTELAHLFETRFPDYKDIRPLFSMEGDDVWQNIVHDMMLPPSQFLSFLRGFSEEESKKLLSMLDLIDYEDGDIVFHQNQESQGLFCVLDGSVEVIVNREDGIRSTISILNQGEIFGELGFVAKSNRNADIIVRDHAKLLILTPNEFQKLEIQSPTLAIKLLTNLFVILAQRFNEMSRRMLEFRRLYEMGGSSK; encoded by the coding sequence ATGAGTCATATCAAAGTCCATTTGGCAACAACGGAAGAAGATCGTAATAAAATTTACCACCTCCGTTACGATATATATGTTCAAGAAATGAACAGGGTCCAGGAATACGCGGACCATACCACTAAAATGATCAAAGAACCTTTTGATGAAACAGGGCACCTCTTCCTCGCCGAAACGGAGGAAGGGGAGATCATTGGGACGGTTCGCATCAACTTTCGTAAAGATGGGATTTTGGAATGTGAGGACCTGTATGAAATGGATCTCTTCCGACCCTTTTACCCTGACAAAGTATCCATGTCGACAAAACTCATGGTCAAACGCGAATACCGACACACTGCAGCTGCCAGTATGTTATGTATGAAGATCTATGAACACGCTCGTGAAAATGGGATCGTCATCGATTTTATAGATACCAATCCTCATTTGGTGCGTTTGTACAACCAAGTTGGGTATAGGATGTACAAAAAGAACATCCACCACCCCGAATATGGAATCGTGATTCCCATGGTATTTTTGTTAGATGACAATGAATACTTAAAACAAATTCACTCACCATTTTTACGTTTGGCGAAACGTTTCCCTGCCGGGACAGAACTTGCTCATTTATTTGAAACCAGGTTCCCTGACTACAAAGACATCCGCCCTCTATTCTCCATGGAAGGAGACGACGTTTGGCAAAATATCGTTCATGATATGATGCTTCCCCCGAGCCAATTCCTTTCGTTTTTACGAGGGTTTAGTGAAGAGGAATCAAAAAAACTACTCTCCATGCTTGATCTCATTGATTATGAAGATGGAGACATTGTGTTCCACCAGAACCAAGAAAGCCAAGGTTTGTTTTGTGTATTGGATGGCAGTGTGGAAGTGATCGTCAACCGAGAAGATGGGATTAGGTCAACTATATCCATTTTAAACCAAGGAGAGATCTTTGGAGAACTTGGGTTTGTGGCAAAGTCCAATCGGAATGCTGACATCATTGTCAGAGACCATGCAAAACTTCTCATCCTCACACCAAATGAATTCCAAAAATTAGAAATCCAAAGTCCCACCCTGGCAATCAAACTTTTGACGAATTTGTTTGTGATCCTTGCGCAAAGGTTTAATGAAATGTCCCGCCGCATGCTCGAGTTTAGAAGGTTGTACGAGATGGGCGGAAGTTCGAAGTGA
- a CDS encoding DUF4846 domain-containing protein, whose amino-acid sequence MKFGICFSILLLFCFPIVSESIQERFLPPNEYSRVFYPKESFSTYLQNFPLKPKGSPVFLYNGSKKQNQVHAAVLDFPLLNRDLIQCADAVMKLRAEYFYSQKEWEKIQFTISNGMPVPFSRFVKGDRVQVSGNKTKWKTSKFKKGTGREVFEEYLQFIYSYAGTISLKSELKKKQLRDLEPGDVWIEAGSPGHVVMVVDKAKSKEGKILFLLAQSYMPSQEMHILKNDTPHSPWFALPVGDHFQTPEWEFPTNAFYGFSP is encoded by the coding sequence TTGAAATTTGGAATCTGTTTTTCGATCCTCTTACTTTTTTGTTTTCCCATTGTTTCCGAATCCATACAGGAACGTTTTTTACCACCTAACGAATACAGTCGAGTTTTCTATCCAAAAGAAAGTTTTTCTACTTACCTACAAAACTTTCCCTTAAAACCAAAAGGAAGCCCTGTTTTTTTGTACAATGGATCCAAAAAACAAAACCAAGTCCATGCCGCAGTCCTAGATTTTCCCTTACTGAATAGAGACCTCATCCAATGTGCTGATGCAGTGATGAAACTTCGAGCGGAGTATTTTTATTCGCAAAAGGAATGGGAGAAAATCCAGTTTACCATCAGCAATGGAATGCCAGTTCCCTTTTCTCGATTTGTTAAAGGGGATCGAGTCCAAGTAAGCGGAAACAAAACCAAGTGGAAAACGAGCAAATTCAAAAAGGGAACGGGTCGCGAAGTATTCGAAGAATATTTACAATTTATTTATAGTTATGCGGGAACCATTTCACTCAAATCAGAACTGAAAAAAAAACAACTCCGAGACTTAGAACCAGGTGATGTTTGGATTGAGGCGGGTTCTCCAGGGCATGTTGTCATGGTTGTTGATAAAGCCAAGTCGAAAGAAGGAAAGATTTTATTTCTGTTAGCGCAGAGTTATATGCCTTCCCAAGAAATGCATATCTTAAAAAATGATACACCCCATTCACCTTGGTTTGCCCTCCCCGTAGGAGATCATTTCCAGACCCCAGAATGGGAATTCCCAACAAACGCTTTTTACGGTTTTAGCCCTTAA
- a CDS encoding adenylate/guanylate cyclase domain-containing protein — translation MDNEKVLEEERAKYAELEVLYQNIIDHSTEIENELLENNKKIQMYLDRMRRYLSPQLYEMITGAEVETSISHQRRKLTIFFSDIVGFTTITDSIEPEILSDCLNQYLDVMSSIAIKYGGTIDKFIGDAIMIFFGAPSFENDKAHALNCVKMAIEMRDSLPALDEYWRKSGINHNLTCRIGINTGYVTVGNFGTNERMDYTIIGGPVNVASRLEHASDAGEILISNATKSLIDEFIDTIPKGEIVVKGVHTPIETFQVIGLKNELEKKDNPFVKFDGKGFLLKPLHFDKLSTNPEERRLMQNALEKALAALK, via the coding sequence ATGGACAATGAAAAAGTTTTGGAAGAGGAACGTGCCAAGTATGCGGAGTTGGAAGTTCTTTACCAAAACATCATTGACCATTCCACAGAAATTGAAAACGAACTTTTAGAGAATAACAAAAAGATCCAAATGTATTTGGATCGTATGAGACGTTATCTTTCTCCTCAATTGTATGAAATGATCACAGGAGCAGAAGTAGAAACTTCGATTTCGCACCAAAGACGAAAACTCACCATTTTTTTCTCCGACATTGTTGGTTTTACAACCATCACCGATTCGATTGAACCAGAAATCCTATCCGATTGCCTCAACCAATACCTAGATGTAATGTCAAGCATCGCCATTAAATATGGTGGGACCATCGACAAATTCATTGGTGATGCCATCATGATTTTTTTTGGGGCACCAAGTTTTGAAAACGACAAAGCACATGCCTTAAACTGTGTCAAAATGGCGATTGAGATGCGTGATAGTTTGCCTGCGTTAGACGAATATTGGAGAAAATCTGGAATCAATCACAATCTAACCTGCCGCATCGGAATCAATACAGGTTATGTCACGGTTGGTAATTTTGGAACCAATGAAAGGATGGATTATACAATCATTGGTGGACCTGTGAACGTTGCGTCTCGTTTGGAACATGCATCTGATGCTGGAGAAATTTTGATATCAAATGCAACCAAATCCCTGATAGACGAATTCATTGATACCATCCCAAAAGGGGAAATTGTCGTAAAAGGGGTCCACACCCCAATCGAAACCTTTCAAGTGATTGGTTTGAAAAACGAACTAGAGAAAAAGGACAATCCATTTGTCAAATTTGATGGGAAAGGTTTCCTCTTAAAACCTTTACACTTTGACAAACTCAGCACCAACCCCGAAGAACGCCGATTAATGCAAAATGCATTAGAAAAAGCGCTTGCGGCTTTGAAGTAA
- a CDS encoding zinc-binding dehydrogenase, whose product MLRLVFRKKGILEWEEVETPTITGENQALVEPIAIARCDLDLPIVRGETLFRAPFPVGHEFVGRIKELSEDTIGHFQVGSVVAIPFQISCGTCPSCLSIHTNSCETVPYTSAYGMPPGAHNVGGAISELIKVPYAKQMLLTMDPKINPVGIASLSDNIAEVWKLAGRFLERRKNPKTLVVGGNAGSIGLYTALYLHQTKKAEVLYVDTDRKRIELATSLGIPVTHVTTFPKPSEKYDLVCDASATKEGWEFATRSMGKNAILSSASIFWTNRLEIPYLEMYNQGAEIHIGRVESLDSMKALYPEIQKGIFTPEKIVTKTVTFSEAKEAWLEESIKLVVTR is encoded by the coding sequence ATGTTACGACTTGTTTTTCGGAAAAAAGGAATTCTCGAATGGGAAGAGGTAGAAACACCTACGATTACTGGTGAGAACCAAGCTCTGGTTGAACCCATCGCCATTGCTCGTTGTGATTTGGATTTGCCCATTGTACGCGGTGAAACACTTTTCCGCGCCCCCTTCCCCGTAGGACACGAGTTTGTTGGTCGGATCAAGGAACTATCCGAAGATACCATTGGGCATTTCCAAGTTGGATCGGTAGTGGCCATCCCCTTCCAAATTTCTTGTGGGACTTGTCCGTCTTGTTTGTCGATTCATACCAATTCTTGTGAAACTGTTCCTTATACTTCTGCGTATGGAATGCCTCCTGGTGCCCATAATGTAGGTGGAGCCATTTCAGAACTCATCAAAGTTCCCTACGCAAAACAAATGTTACTGACTATGGATCCTAAAATCAACCCGGTTGGCATTGCGAGTCTCAGCGATAATATTGCAGAAGTTTGGAAGTTGGCAGGTCGATTTTTAGAACGAAGGAAAAATCCAAAAACTCTTGTGGTAGGTGGGAATGCTGGGAGCATTGGACTGTACACTGCCTTATACCTCCACCAAACAAAAAAAGCCGAAGTACTTTATGTGGACACGGACCGTAAGAGGATCGAACTTGCTACTTCCCTCGGAATCCCTGTGACTCATGTAACCACTTTCCCCAAACCAAGTGAAAAATATGATTTGGTCTGTGATGCTTCTGCCACAAAAGAAGGTTGGGAATTTGCCACTCGCTCCATGGGTAAAAATGCAATCCTCAGTTCTGCTTCCATCTTTTGGACCAATCGTTTGGAAATACCGTATTTGGAGATGTACAACCAAGGTGCGGAAATCCATATTGGCAGAGTGGAATCACTCGATTCCATGAAAGCCCTTTACCCTGAGATCCAAAAAGGAATTTTTACACCCGAAAAAATTGTCACAAAAACGGTTACCTTTTCGGAAGCAAAAGAGGCATGGTTGGAAGAATCAATCAAACTGGTGGTAACACGTTGA
- a CDS encoding ankyrin repeat domain-containing protein has product MKTILSCSNCLSGHSISASKLEGKKGKYRCKKCSNWNHFDFRKKLTGERSDSLVLFDLHFEGQIPNHTLQGQIFGRYTTNFVSDWSNEELVFLKDEEGNDDDVRISISGLPEIVRLKNFSYDITTDIPSKSLSIIINHNVNVSPVRLSLTVEDYDHALVNGKLYLAISDEWNTFLHGSFTATHVYKVEFDEYGVSNKELPDFITSFLASKIYALSGNILSLQKHYPMLNDDEKDELLTIVMYHWPENETTVSEVHFKEGNIQAKFQLTQRKLNETFIFLLSNELKPNSNHWHIIHDVVCHSESEPIFIPVLKTKFPEEYHQNLGNQLETKNEDKTLDWLDEDDVYLLDSFVRTVGSLDYIIKDSIRNPLGFSLLQESFVRSKYKSCLRLLERGADPNILDANGESAIFKLCQDNKLRLQEKTSLMDELIKRGAKVNLQSVNGMSPLHWCSVFGEPSLAKRLIQAGVDIHIADQNGSTALHEACKFGNSSVLALLLESGAKANGKTMEEKTGRDLAFENLEIAELESDEEKKNRYQRVLSLLDVYGG; this is encoded by the coding sequence ATGAAAACGATTTTATCCTGCTCCAATTGTCTTAGTGGTCATTCCATTTCTGCATCCAAACTGGAAGGCAAAAAAGGGAAATACCGTTGTAAAAAATGTTCCAATTGGAACCATTTTGATTTTCGAAAAAAACTTACAGGGGAAAGATCCGACTCACTGGTGTTATTTGACCTGCATTTTGAGGGGCAAATTCCCAACCATACATTACAAGGTCAAATCTTTGGAAGGTATACTACAAACTTTGTATCAGATTGGTCAAATGAAGAACTCGTTTTTTTGAAAGACGAAGAAGGTAATGATGATGATGTTCGAATTTCCATATCAGGACTTCCTGAAATCGTTCGTTTGAAAAATTTTTCTTATGACATCACCACGGATATACCATCCAAATCTCTTAGCATCATCATCAATCATAACGTCAATGTTTCACCAGTCCGTTTGTCTTTAACTGTGGAAGACTACGACCACGCTCTTGTGAATGGAAAGTTATACTTAGCCATTTCTGATGAGTGGAATACTTTTTTACATGGAAGTTTTACGGCGACACATGTTTATAAAGTTGAATTTGATGAATATGGAGTTTCAAACAAAGAACTTCCCGATTTTATCACAAGTTTTTTAGCATCCAAAATTTATGCATTATCAGGGAATATCTTATCCCTACAAAAACATTATCCAATGTTAAATGATGACGAAAAAGACGAACTACTCACTATTGTCATGTACCATTGGCCTGAAAACGAAACTACCGTTTCGGAAGTACATTTCAAAGAAGGAAATATCCAAGCAAAATTCCAACTCACACAAAGAAAACTGAACGAAACTTTTATTTTTTTACTCTCTAACGAATTAAAACCAAATTCAAACCATTGGCACATCATACACGATGTTGTTTGCCATTCTGAATCCGAACCTATTTTTATACCTGTTCTCAAAACAAAATTTCCAGAAGAATACCACCAAAACTTAGGGAATCAATTAGAGACAAAAAATGAAGACAAAACCTTGGATTGGTTAGATGAAGATGATGTTTATTTATTAGATTCGTTTGTGAGAACGGTTGGATCTTTAGATTATATCATCAAAGATTCCATTCGAAATCCACTTGGTTTTTCTTTGTTACAAGAATCCTTTGTTAGGTCCAAATACAAATCTTGTTTACGTTTGTTAGAAAGAGGCGCTGACCCAAATATTTTAGATGCAAATGGGGAATCGGCCATTTTTAAATTATGCCAAGATAACAAACTTCGATTACAGGAAAAAACCTCATTAATGGATGAACTGATCAAACGTGGGGCAAAGGTAAACCTACAATCAGTCAACGGAATGTCTCCTCTGCATTGGTGTTCTGTTTTTGGGGAACCAAGTTTGGCAAAACGTCTCATCCAAGCGGGAGTAGACATTCATATTGCCGATCAAAACGGGAGTACCGCCCTCCACGAAGCTTGTAAATTTGGGAATTCGTCTGTCCTTGCTTTGTTACTCGAATCGGGAGCGAAAGCAAATGGAAAAACCATGGAGGAAAAAACCGGTCGTGATTTAGCCTTTGAAAATTTGGAAATTGCGGAATTAGAATCTGATGAAGAGAAAAAGAACCGGTACCAAAGGGTTCTTTCTCTCCTCGATGTGTATGGTGGTTAA
- a CDS encoding histidine kinase gives MNQKAPIIIGEYHIIPENLPADGQLRLVFQPIDMTTYWRRCGLTANFVAGFYSYCYEASETKANSLSTIINELLENASKFSKAREGRINVELKQYGNLLRIDVLNVASKTLRDSFELFVNKLISENVEEMYFSTLETKEDGDTKSGLGLLMMLKDYPVRFGYSFNEIDADTHEITVRAIINVEEI, from the coding sequence TTGAACCAAAAGGCACCCATCATCATCGGTGAATACCACATCATTCCAGAGAATTTGCCTGCCGATGGCCAACTTCGATTGGTATTCCAACCGATCGATATGACCACCTATTGGCGTAGGTGTGGTCTCACAGCCAACTTCGTTGCTGGATTTTATTCCTATTGTTACGAAGCAAGTGAAACCAAAGCCAATTCACTTTCTACCATCATCAATGAACTTTTAGAAAATGCCTCCAAATTCTCCAAGGCGAGAGAAGGTAGAATCAATGTAGAATTAAAACAATATGGAAATCTTTTAAGAATTGATGTTTTAAATGTGGCGTCAAAAACCTTAAGAGATAGTTTTGAGCTTTTTGTGAACAAACTCATATCAGAAAATGTGGAGGAGATGTATTTTTCTACACTCGAAACCAAAGAAGATGGTGATACCAAGTCAGGACTTGGACTTCTTATGATGTTAAAGGACTATCCTGTCCGTTTTGGCTATAGTTTCAATGAGATCGATGCCGATACTCATGAAATCACGGTAAGAGCAATTATCAACGTAGAAGAGATATAA
- a CDS encoding PP2C family protein-serine/threonine phosphatase — MVIFATLGLLSGRPHVEFFYQISAILVLLCYNFVVLYSLKKSGKYLNIFKFSSSFLEITLLTFVTGYTAYSQKNPSLVYAAPMIYVFFILIALASIRNNTKTIIFAVVVLLVEYASLTIYFYPEMTDLNAKLMELSEYLKPNFLEENSSFFLVSAVPMGIFLILLYMVVTGGLILYAILNTSRTTQEQADLIFNTEKQAILEENMRLGMELDVARQIQAMVLPRNEELKQIDALEISARMDSANEVGGDYYDVVHHEDGTVYIGIGDVTDHGLASGVVMLMTQSAFITTLRSKVISLRESLRSINSILFSNIHVRMNDIRNLTLSLFSYKNGVFTTAGQHETIMVYRHASKKTEIIDTVDNGMLVGLTESIDEFIHEKPIPLQPKDIILLYTDGATEAENPKREQFGSHRLVESLEKHADLPTTDEILAAIFQDIYVFIDGMDVYDDITIMIMRKRG, encoded by the coding sequence TTGGTTATCTTTGCTACTCTCGGACTTCTCTCGGGCCGTCCGCATGTAGAATTTTTTTACCAAATCTCCGCTATCTTAGTTTTACTCTGTTACAACTTTGTTGTTCTGTATTCATTAAAGAAGTCGGGAAAATATCTCAATATATTTAAATTCTCTTCTTCTTTTTTAGAGATAACCCTCCTTACATTTGTTACAGGGTATACGGCTTACTCCCAAAAAAACCCAAGCCTAGTGTATGCGGCGCCGATGATTTATGTCTTCTTCATCCTCATCGCCCTAGCATCCATACGTAATAATACTAAGACTATCATTTTTGCAGTTGTTGTACTCCTCGTCGAGTATGCATCTCTCACGATTTATTTTTATCCCGAGATGACTGACCTGAATGCGAAACTCATGGAGTTGTCAGAGTATCTCAAACCAAACTTCTTAGAAGAGAATAGTTCTTTTTTTCTTGTCAGTGCTGTCCCGATGGGAATTTTTCTCATCTTACTCTATATGGTTGTGACTGGTGGTTTGATTTTGTATGCCATCCTCAACACCTCTCGCACAACGCAGGAACAAGCGGATTTAATTTTTAACACAGAAAAACAAGCCATCCTCGAAGAGAACATGCGCCTCGGTATGGAATTGGACGTTGCAAGGCAAATCCAAGCCATGGTGCTTCCCCGTAATGAGGAACTCAAACAAATCGATGCGTTGGAAATTTCAGCAAGAATGGACTCTGCCAATGAAGTGGGTGGGGACTATTATGATGTTGTCCACCATGAAGATGGAACGGTTTACATTGGGATTGGTGACGTAACAGACCATGGTCTTGCATCCGGTGTTGTGATGCTCATGACTCAATCTGCTTTTATCACAACTTTACGATCCAAGGTCATTTCATTAAGAGAATCACTTAGATCCATCAATTCCATTTTATTTTCCAATATCCATGTTAGGATGAATGACATTCGTAACCTAACACTCTCTCTCTTTTCTTATAAAAATGGAGTTTTTACAACTGCTGGCCAACACGAAACCATTATGGTATACCGCCATGCTTCTAAAAAAACAGAAATCATCGATACAGTCGATAATGGTATGTTAGTTGGTCTTACAGAATCGATAGATGAATTTATCCACGAAAAACCCATCCCTTTACAACCGAAAGACATCATTTTATTGTACACGGATGGAGCAACGGAAGCTGAAAATCCAAAACGAGAACAGTTTGGATCCCATCGTTTGGTTGAATCCTTAGAAAAACACGCTGACCTTCCAACAACGGATGAAATTTTAGCAGCAATATTCCAAGACATTTATGTCTTCATTGATGGTATGGATGTTTATGATGACATTACCATTATGATCATGAGGAAACGAGGATAA